The sequence CAACTCCCTCTCTCTGCTCGAAAGCTTGCTGCTTCTTTCTGGGATCTAACTTTTTTCAGACCCATCATGGAGTCTGAGCTGGATTTTGCTCGTGCCCAGATCATGGAATTGAAAACTGAGTTGGAGTACGAACGCAAGGCACGCAAGAAGTTGGAGTCCATGAACAAGAGGATGGCCAAGGAGCTGTTTGAAGAGAGGAGAGGAAGAGAAGCTGTGGAAAGAGTCTGTGCAGAGCTTGCTAAACAGATATCATCCGATAAAGCAGAGATTAGTAGGATGAAGAGAGACATGGAGGAGGAGAGGAAAATGTTGAGGATGTCTGAGGTTTTGAGGGAAGAGAGAGTTCAGATGAAGCTGGCCGAGGCCAAGATTCTCTTCGAAGAAAAGCTCTTGGAGTTGGAAGGTTCTATTCGCATCCAGTctcagaattttaatttttcaccaTTCAAGACAACTGAGCAGAGCACCGAGGAAGTCAAATTTCCTAGCGGATCATTCACTTGCAAAGCTGTTGGTGGTTTCTCGGGAAAATTCAGAAATTTGGAGTTCGGTGAGAAATCAAGCTGCAATGATAGTAATGGCGTTGTTTCAGGGGAATCAAGAGGGTCGGTTTTGATTGAGAAGTCAGCTTTTGGCTCTGATATTAATGTTCTTGTTTCCAAAGTGTCCACAAGGTCATCGGTTCTGTGCGAGAAGCCTGCTTGTAATGATAATAATGGCGGTGTTTCGTCAACTGCCATTCAGAAAAAGGCCTCTCCAGAACCTGAGAATCCTCATATAAAGAGAGGGATTAAAGGGTTCGTTGAATTCCCCAAAGTGGTTCGAGCAATTGGATCCAAAAGCAGGCACTGGGGCACAAAATTGGAGTGCCAAAAGGCTCAGCTAAGAATTCTGCTCAAACAGAAGAGTCCCATCCGATCAAACAGTCTCATTACGAGTTAAAGATTGTCGTTGATCCTCTTGTTCACAACACTACAAGGCttgattaatttattctttttgttttttttgttttttgggtgaatatcaATAATCTATTTTCATAGCctattttggttttctttctgCAAGACTGCAACAGGGTCACCATAAGTGTCCAGTTTTATTAATGATGTTGAAATACCATAAGAATGGagtacatatataattgaattttgtatttttggaaGAGTGGATATGAtgtataaaaatctgtttttgaatgcAGTCTATTAGCTTCTAAAATCAGGAATGTATTTTTGCTTTAGATCTGAGAAACCAAGAGTTGAACACCATGGTGATCCCCTGAACACATGCAAATGCTTGATTTTCATTCAATTGGTTGTGGCATCTTGACGTAAACAAAAATCTTGgaaatttttcccaaaaaaaaaagaaaaaaaaatccaatctcAATCTAGTATAGAATGATTCACTGAATTGGGTATTTAAAATATCCGATTCTTGTACAAAAAGCAAAGTAGCAATTAGGAGGATGAAAGTGCATGCGTGGCTGGTCATGAAAGCCTAGAGTCAAGTGACCATGACTTCCATGACCTTATAGGAATGGACTTGATAGATAGCATGCTGTTTTTTTCTTCGCAATGAACCACAGATGTTCCATCTTTGGATCATCTCAGGTCTACAAGGTCTAGGAACCTAACTATGTTTTTGCAGTAGAAGTTGGGTCTCTACGAAAAAAATTGAGTATTAATAATTCAGCTTTGGGTAATTGAGCACTCATgctgtttatttattaaagttGTGGTGAAAGGAATACTCCTCACGGATTTTGTTATGATTTCCTCCAGTTTTAAAACAATTGCTGGGAAGCCAAAAAGCTATAACAAATGATCAAATACCATGGACTTGCCagcaatatattaaaaaagaaaaatggcaaTCATTTCTCAAGAAGCCTTTAATGGCTTTAACAACCTGGCTGATAAACTTCACAGAAAGTAGGCCTACTTTCTGTGTCTAAATCCAATTCTATATAGTCCTGGGCTACTCTTTCTAAATATTCTCACCTAATTCTATTCTCTTTCTAATCTGAGTTAGTATATTgttggtttgttttgttttcttattttcagaGAGTTGGGAGTCAAGTGGATCATCTAGCATCGAATGCATGTTTTCATGTTCAAAAATTCATCTTATCATTTTGATTTCCCCTTCATTTTCTTTACTCAATCTGGCATAATTTATTCCTGAATTCACCCATTAAATGATTTTGCCATTGgactttaaaataaaacttaaaattgtATTGAATGCAAGAGTGGGGGACAGTAGGTAAGTAGAATGCAAAGAACTGCAATAACCATTTTAGTATCCAAATCATCTCATGTATCACAgatcatataattttatcaacaaaagaaaaaaaaaaaaaaaagaaggtattaCAGATCATATAATTGGTATTAAGCTTTCGAACATTCTTACttataaagaagaaaagaaaaagattaaaaccaaTGGGTAAGCTCTCTAAATCAAGCcaaatttatcaaattgttGGGGTCCAAATTTTCCCTCTCTTCATATGTTCTTTAACATGCATGCTTGAAAGAGTCTAAAATTCCATTGGTACTAATAACCTACTAGGTTAGGAAGGTTAGGAAGATAAATATTTAATGGGAGCTAACTGAATCCATGGAGGACATTGGTTACCGAGTCACATCTACAGCGTATGGTCCCCTCGCCTCACACTCACACACGAAACGCATTAATGGGGCCCATTTTTCGTTTCCCGATGCTTGACATTTtcttaacaaaaataaacatattttgacGGAGACCGTCTGATACTGTAGTCAAGCTTTAAGTCAGAGTACTTAACCCCGTCATTAAGTGAGAACTCAGAAGTAGCAGCCAATGAAAGTTGGTGTTTGCAGATTGTAGCGGGAAGACAGTGTTAGATTTGACGGGAAGAAATTAAACGTTGGATATGTGAAGGGAGGTTATTGGGTGAGCTGGGGTGGACTAGTTTTGTCCGTATTACATAAGGGGAACGAATGTTGGAAGCTTGGGAAGCAAACCAAAACGGATGGCTAAAAATGGCGGCACCGCCCACTCCCTACCAAAACCCACCTCTTCACTTAGCTTCATTTCAgcttagagagagagaaagtgagagagagttGGAGTGGGAGAGAAGAATAGAGAAGCCATTGAAAGAGTAGTTGTGTGAAATAGGTAGCGTTGGTTGTAATTAAGGTGGGGTTTTTCCTTTTGGGTGTTGTTGGGGGTTAGATTGAGTAGTGGGAAAGGTAGCTTTTTTAAGTGGCTTTCATATCATAAGGACAAGATTTGGATATGTGGCTTCAGAGAAGGGAGCAGATACTGGGTTGGGTTTGAGGATGCAACCCAACAAATCATTTAATCGTAATTATACGATGATGCCTTGTCATCATCAAAATCTGCCCACAGCTGGTACTGCTGAGTTTGGTTTGCAAGGTTGTTGTAATGGTAATGGGGATTGTGGACCTCTGTTTTTTGACACAAGCAACCAGCTTTCTAATTCTTCTTCTATAACCCATAATATAAACGATGTTGTCGGTGCTGGTAATGTGCTGCCAAAGACTCAGCTTCACCACCCAAACTCTGATATCTTCTCCTTCAATTCCTCCGGTAaagtttctatttcttttttcttcggTTCTCATTGTGCTGTTCTTTTTCAGAGACTAAAGTAAAAGGCTATAATGTTGTTTTAGCATGGTGGGTTACAGGAGGTGGAATTGTGAATGTCAGAGCTCCTTTTTTTACAGAAGCTCAGAGGCAGGAGCTTGAGAGACAGACTATGATTTACAAGTACATGACGACCTCTGTCCCTGTCCCTCCTCAGTTACTCATACCGACCATTACTAAGACTCCAAAAAGTTTTGCTCGTATGCACTACTCTAATCGTAAATATCTTTCTCCCAGCTGTTACTTATTTGTTCATCTTTTTGCAACTAAGCATGTTCAAAGTTCCGTTTCTTTGTGCAAATGACATGctttaaattggaaaaagaaaaatgtagagAAATAGGgggttttgtttttagttttttgtttcgatgtgtttgtttttattgaAGAGGTAAAAGGTTCATTGGAGTTGGGGATCTCAAACAGCTCTGATCCAGAGCCATGGAGATGCCGAAGAACAGATGGGAAGAAATGGCGGTGCTCGAGAGACGTGGTCCCTCACCAGAAATACTGTGAGAGACACTCCCACAAGAGCCGTCCTCGTTCAAGAAAGCCTGTGGAATCTCAACTACCGCCACCCCACTTCCGCAATATCGGCAACAACCAAAACTCCTCCACCATCCCATATACAACAAAGCCTCTTTTTGCAAACCATCAATCTCCATCTCCTCCTCCATTTTCTACTAGCATGGCCTCTTCTACATTTCTACATGACCAAACCAGGTAGGTTAGGTTTGGTTAGGTTAGCATtaatttctattatatttttatgtttgttcTTATCCGCTGTGTTTGAATGCATTGTGTGGCACTCCCGCTgtcctatatacatatatgtataccaTCTCTGTTTGTTTGCAAATTAatgtgcttttgttttttgtcatCGACCCCGTGAAGGTGTTTGGAGTGGTTCATGAAAGGGGAAACCGAGGCTGTTGTGGATGGTTCAAACCAAGATTGGCTCAAAGCAGGATTAAGGCTGGACAATGTAAATCATGATTGTGATGCAACTATGGACATCTCTGAGCATCAATATGAGCATACCCATCACCGGCTAAATGATCAGTGTAGCTTATTACTCGCCCCCAAGTTGACCCCTTTCCAAGAAGCTCCAAATTCCAGCGGTCAGGCACAGGAGACGAGGCATTTTATTGATGCATGGTCCGCAGCAGCAGAGAGAGAGCAAATTGGTGAATTTGGCAACAGatgctctgtttcttcaaacgACAAAGTTCCTG comes from Ziziphus jujuba cultivar Dongzao chromosome 6, ASM3175591v1 and encodes:
- the LOC107430047 gene encoding protein BRANCHLESS TRICHOME; protein product: MEDVTMMMISSSPENPRNETISTEPITTSTCPTWKLYENPFYYSHHNHSHPNQQQLQQQCQTSNYKSLHCLQLPLSARKLAASFWDLTFFRPIMESELDFARAQIMELKTELEYERKARKKLESMNKRMAKELFEERRGREAVERVCAELAKQISSDKAEISRMKRDMEEERKMLRMSEVLREERVQMKLAEAKILFEEKLLELEGSIRIQSQNFNFSPFKTTEQSTEEVKFPSGSFTCKAVGGFSGKFRNLEFGEKSSCNDSNGVVSGESRGSVLIEKSAFGSDINVLVSKVSTRSSVLCEKPACNDNNGGVSSTAIQKKASPEPENPHIKRGIKGFVEFPKVVRAIGSKSRHWGTKLECQKAQLRILLKQKSPIRSNSLITS
- the LOC107430060 gene encoding growth-regulating factor 8 isoform X3, which encodes MQPNKSFNRNYTMMPCHHQNLPTAGTAEFGLQGCCNGNGDCGPLFFDTSNQLSNSSSITHNINDVVGAGNVLPKTQLHHPNSDIFSFNSSAWWVTGGGIVNVRAPFFTEAQRQELERQTMIYKYMTTSVPVPPQLLIPTITKTPKSFAQVKGSLELGISNSSDPEPWRCRRTDGKKWRCSRDVVPHQKYCERHSHKSRPRSRKPVESQLPPPHFRNIGNNQNSSTIPYTTKPLFANHQSPSPPPFSTSMASSTFLHDQTRCLEWFMKGETEAVVDGSNQDWLKAGLRLDNVNHDCDATMDISEHQYEHTHHRLNDQCSLLLAPKLTPFQEAPNSSGQAQETRHFIDAWSAAAEREQIGEFGNRCSVSSNDKVPVSSLSLSMSGGNGRCAEENENAKMGAIGDMKSQWIMNPVSWLGSPPGGPLAEALCLGVAGSSGCNSGGTISSRSSS
- the LOC107430060 gene encoding growth-regulating factor 8 isoform X1 gives rise to the protein MQPNKSFNRNYTMMPCHHQNLPTAGTAEFGLQGCCNGNGDCGPLFFDTSNQLSNSSSITHNINDVVGAGNVLPKTQLHHPNSDIFSFNSSAWWVTGGGIVNVRAPFFTEAQRQELERQTMIYKYMTTSVPVPPQLLIPTITKTPKSFARMHYSNQVKGSLELGISNSSDPEPWRCRRTDGKKWRCSRDVVPHQKYCERHSHKSRPRSRKPVESQLPPPHFRNIGNNQNSSTIPYTTKPLFANHQSPSPPPFSTSMASSTFLHDQTRCLEWFMKGETEAVVDGSNQDWLKAGLRLDNVNHDCDATMDISEHQYEHTHHRLNDQCSLLLAPKLTPFQEAPNSSGQAQETRHFIDAWSAAAEREQIGEFGNRCSVSSNDKVPVSSLSLSMSGGNGRCAEENENAKMGAIGDMKSQWIMNPVSWLGSPPGGPLAEALCLGVAGSSGCNSGGTISSRSSS
- the LOC107430060 gene encoding growth-regulating factor 8 isoform X2 codes for the protein MQPNKSFNRNYTMMPCHHQNLPTAGTAEFGLQGCCNGNGDCGPLFFDTSNQLSNSSSITHNINDVVGAGNVLPKTQLHHPNSDIFSFNSSGGGIVNVRAPFFTEAQRQELERQTMIYKYMTTSVPVPPQLLIPTITKTPKSFARMHYSNQVKGSLELGISNSSDPEPWRCRRTDGKKWRCSRDVVPHQKYCERHSHKSRPRSRKPVESQLPPPHFRNIGNNQNSSTIPYTTKPLFANHQSPSPPPFSTSMASSTFLHDQTRCLEWFMKGETEAVVDGSNQDWLKAGLRLDNVNHDCDATMDISEHQYEHTHHRLNDQCSLLLAPKLTPFQEAPNSSGQAQETRHFIDAWSAAAEREQIGEFGNRCSVSSNDKVPVSSLSLSMSGGNGRCAEENENAKMGAIGDMKSQWIMNPVSWLGSPPGGPLAEALCLGVAGSSGCNSGGTISSRSSS